A region of Deltaproteobacteria bacterium DNA encodes the following proteins:
- a CDS encoding redoxin domain-containing protein — protein MGIAKTLLTRIALACSMVFALSANASAIGVGDKAPDFELDSTTGGKLKLSSLKGKNVLINFYVLDFNPT, from the coding sequence TTGGGAATAGCGAAAACGTTACTGACGCGCATTGCTTTGGCTTGTTCTATGGTGTTTGCCTTGAGCGCAAATGCGAGCGCCATCGGCGTCGGCGACAAAGCGCCCGACTTCGAGCTCGACAGCACCACCGGCGGTAAATTGAAGCTCAGCAGCCTCAAAGGCAAAAACGTTCTGATCAACTTTTACGTGCTCGACTTCAACCCCACCTGA